A part of Alkalinema sp. FACHB-956 genomic DNA contains:
- a CDS encoding glutathionylspermidine synthase family protein codes for MGNERRAFFEQYRDSFSWYEPQDYAYYGVIPVEPSLIEAIQQAAQAVWQVLLSAGSVMQGFSDEQLLAYGYFPETFDLLRSTAQPPFIARCDFAVTPEGIYLLECNAEVATFIVETFKMNGLVARHFGYDDPNAHSEQILRDGLNDYLKLAAAAIGKDLENCNVIFAAIGDAPEDVGTAEYLASLSQHPAWFCPIESISMDETAAYDDEDEPIDILYRVYPTEWMIEDRDPQTGDSLWAALEPLVFDRKLALINPVNCMVLQNKALLALSTELYGQQNDSALSQTVQRHFLPTYMTPDALKPPYVAKPTFGREGSEVEIVKGTEQATLFNPAPEYAVFPKVYQQYVEMPVLELEGKTYSQQFSCFLVNGQPTGVAVRVGDLVINNLAKFVPIGYPKILG; via the coding sequence ATGGGTAATGAACGTCGTGCGTTTTTTGAGCAGTATCGGGACAGTTTTAGTTGGTATGAGCCGCAGGACTACGCCTATTACGGGGTGATTCCTGTAGAGCCATCTCTGATCGAGGCAATACAGCAGGCGGCGCAGGCGGTCTGGCAGGTATTGCTCAGTGCGGGTTCAGTGATGCAGGGGTTCAGTGATGAGCAGTTGTTGGCGTATGGCTACTTTCCAGAGACGTTTGATCTGTTGCGATCGACGGCTCAACCCCCCTTCATTGCGCGGTGTGATTTTGCTGTGACCCCAGAGGGCATCTACCTCCTAGAGTGCAATGCGGAGGTTGCGACGTTTATCGTGGAAACCTTCAAGATGAATGGGTTAGTGGCTCGGCACTTTGGGTATGACGATCCCAATGCCCACTCAGAACAGATACTTCGGGATGGCTTGAATGATTACCTCAAGCTGGCGGCGGCGGCGATCGGCAAGGATTTGGAGAACTGCAATGTTATCTTTGCGGCGATCGGGGATGCACCCGAAGACGTGGGCACCGCAGAATATCTCGCGTCTCTTTCCCAGCATCCAGCTTGGTTCTGCCCGATCGAATCGATTTCGATGGATGAAACAGCCGCCTATGACGATGAAGACGAGCCGATCGATATCCTCTATCGGGTCTATCCGACGGAATGGATGATTGAAGACCGAGATCCGCAAACGGGGGATTCTCTATGGGCAGCGCTGGAGCCGTTAGTGTTCGATCGCAAGCTTGCGTTAATCAACCCTGTAAATTGCATGGTGCTTCAGAACAAAGCGTTGTTGGCCCTCAGTACTGAGTTGTACGGTCAGCAGAACGATTCAGCGTTGTCTCAGACAGTCCAGCGTCATTTTCTGCCCACCTACATGACGCCTGATGCGTTGAAACCGCCCTATGTCGCCAAGCCCACGTTTGGCCGGGAGGGGAGTGAAGTGGAAATCGTGAAAGGGACTGAGCAAGCAACGTTGTTTAATCCTGCCCCCGAATACGCAGTGTTTCCTAAGGTGTATCAGCAGTATGTTGAGATGCCTGTGCTGGAACTGGAGGGAAAAACCTATAGTCAGCAATTTTCTTGTTTTTTAGTCAATGGTCAACCAACGGGGGTAGCGGTGCGGGTTGGGGATTTAGTGATTAATAACCTGGCAAAGTTTGTGCCGATTGGGTATCCGAAGATTTTAGGATGA
- a CDS encoding AAA-like domain-containing protein, with protein MADSNIYTVGGTVQANEEGVYIPRAADRDLLALCQEGVFAYVLTPRQMGKSSLMVRTAQTLEEEGVRSAIVDLQDLGSKVTAEQWYLGLVVKLTDQLMLDTDGVEWWQAHEHLGLSQRLTLFCERVLLAEVAEPVVVFVDEIDSTLTLEFTDDFFAAIRYLYVARAQVPAFRQLSFVLIGVATPGDLIQDAKRTPFNIGRRVDLTDFTLAEALPLAEGFGLPEAEARRVLQEVLDWTNGHPYLTQRLCAVIAAAYRDGLIQGFDPVEIEQLVTETFLGARSEQDNNLQFVRDMLTKRAPDIEQVLTVYRDVWKGRDVLDEEQSIIKSHLKMSGVVWREGRVLRMRNRIYRQVFDLGWIQRHWPVNWAKRLQRTAMVLAAVLLVLSLPLAIFGWSQYLTVQKEKQQVQGEKQQLDTLAKRVHADRLWLDGMGLDALLEATHAAKTLKNLGQDTNPDLRMMLIGTLREIVYGIQEKNRLESHTGIVTSVNFSPNSTMIASGSWDKTVKIWSVDGRLLRTLTGHADGVKSVSFSPNGTMIASGGWKNDKTVKIWSVDGRLLRTLTGHADGVKSVSFSPDSQLIASGSNDMTVRLWRVENGKFLKALKGHDDEVNSISFSPNGRLIARASGQQEKTVRLWRVESGQFLKALKGHSDGIESVSFSPNGNIIASGSWDRTVKIWSVEGNLLKTLKGHLAPIMSVSFSPDGSMIASASRDKTVRLWILQRRGPEALQGHSKNVTSVSFSPDGRIIASGSKDKTIKLWTREGQLLKTLQGHTDDVYSVNFSPDGRIIASGSKDKTIKLWTREGQLLKTLQGHTGDVYSMNFSPDGRIIASGSKDKTIKLWTREGQLLKTLQGHTGDVYSVNFSPNGRMLVSGSWDATVRLWSIDGQLLKTMLHSDGVQSVGFNRDGHVIASASRDKTIKLWSIDGQILTTLPGHRDSLSSASFSPDGKTIASGSADKTVILWNLDLDNLMTRSCHWLHDYLQSNPNVSPEDKKLCDSIAK; from the coding sequence ATGGCTGACAGCAACATCTATACTGTCGGGGGAACGGTTCAGGCCAATGAGGAGGGAGTATATATTCCTCGGGCGGCGGATAGGGATCTGCTGGCGCTGTGTCAAGAGGGTGTGTTTGCCTATGTGTTGACGCCTCGGCAGATGGGGAAGTCAAGTTTAATGGTGCGGACAGCGCAGACTCTGGAAGAGGAAGGGGTGAGATCGGCGATCGTGGATTTGCAGGATCTCGGCTCGAAGGTGACGGCTGAGCAGTGGTATCTGGGTCTGGTGGTGAAGCTGACGGATCAACTGATGCTGGACACAGATGGGGTGGAGTGGTGGCAGGCCCACGAACATCTGGGCTTGTCGCAGCGGTTGACGTTGTTTTGTGAGCGGGTGCTGTTGGCGGAAGTGGCGGAACCCGTAGTGGTGTTTGTAGATGAGATTGATTCGACGCTGACATTGGAGTTTACGGACGACTTTTTTGCGGCGATTCGGTATCTATATGTAGCACGGGCACAGGTTCCAGCGTTTCGGCAGTTATCGTTTGTGCTGATTGGAGTGGCGACGCCGGGGGATTTAATTCAGGATGCAAAGCGAACGCCGTTTAATATTGGCCGTCGGGTGGATTTGACAGATTTTACGTTGGCGGAGGCGTTGCCCTTGGCAGAGGGATTTGGATTGCCTGAAGCGGAGGCGAGGCGGGTATTGCAGGAGGTGTTGGACTGGACGAATGGGCACCCCTATTTGACCCAGCGGCTCTGTGCGGTGATTGCGGCGGCCTATCGGGATGGGTTGATACAGGGGTTTGATCCGGTGGAGATCGAGCAGTTGGTGACGGAGACGTTTTTGGGGGCGAGAAGTGAGCAGGACAACAATCTGCAATTTGTGCGGGATATGTTGACCAAGCGGGCACCGGATATTGAGCAGGTATTGACGGTCTATCGGGATGTGTGGAAGGGGAGGGATGTGCTGGATGAGGAGCAGTCGATTATCAAGTCTCACCTGAAGATGTCGGGGGTGGTGTGGCGAGAGGGTCGAGTACTGCGGATGCGGAACCGGATTTATCGGCAGGTGTTTGACTTAGGGTGGATTCAGCGCCATTGGCCGGTGAACTGGGCGAAACGACTACAACGGACAGCAATGGTCTTGGCAGCGGTGTTATTGGTTTTGTCACTACCGTTGGCAATTTTTGGATGGTCGCAGTACCTAACAGTACAGAAGGAAAAACAGCAAGTACAGGGGGAGAAACAGCAGTTAGATACTCTCGCTAAGAGAGTGCATGCTGATCGTCTTTGGCTCGATGGCATGGGTTTAGATGCATTACTAGAAGCAACCCATGCAGCAAAGACATTGAAAAACTTAGGACAGGATACTAACCCCGATCTGCGGATGATGCTCATTGGAACATTGCGTGAAATTGTGTATGGAATACAGGAGAAAAACCGGCTAGAAAGTCATACTGGCATAGTTACAAGTGTGAATTTCAGTCCCAATAGCACGATGATTGCTAGCGGGAGTTGGGACAAGACAGTCAAGATATGGAGTGTGGATGGGCGTTTACTACGAACCCTCACAGGCCATGCAGATGGGGTCAAAAGTGTGAGTTTCAGTCCCAATGGCACGATGATTGCTAGTGGAGGATGGAAGAATGACAAGACGGTCAAGATATGGAGTGTGGATGGGCGTTTACTACGAACCCTCACAGGCCATGCAGATGGGGTCAAAAGTGTGAGTTTCAGTCCCGATAGCCAACTGATTGCTAGTGGAAGCAATGATATGACAGTCAGGTTGTGGCGTGTGGAGAACGGTAAGTTCCTGAAGGCTCTTAAAGGGCATGATGATGAGGTCAACAGTATAAGTTTCAGCCCGAATGGAAGGCTGATTGCCCGTGCTAGTGGACAGCAAGAAAAAACAGTCAGATTATGGCGTGTGGAGAGTGGTCAGTTCCTGAAGGCTCTTAAAGGGCATAGCGATGGGATTGAGAGTGTTAGCTTTAGTCCAAATGGGAACATAATTGCTAGTGGGAGTTGGGACAGGACAGTCAAAATATGGAGTGTAGAAGGAAACCTATTGAAAACCCTGAAAGGACATCTCGCTCCTATTATGAGTGTAAGTTTCAGTCCAGACGGGAGTATGATTGCTAGTGCAAGTCGAGATAAGACTGTGAGACTGTGGATCTTACAAAGACGTGGACCTGAAGCCCTCCAAGGTCATAGCAAAAACGTTACTAGCGTAAGCTTCAGTCCAGACGGTAGGATCATCGCTAGTGGGAGTAAAGATAAGACGATAAAGCTGTGGACTCGCGAAGGACAGTTACTCAAAACTCTCCAAGGTCATACTGACGATGTATACAGCGTGAACTTCAGTCCGGACGGCAGGATCATCGCTAGTGGGAGTAAAGATAAGACGATAAAGCTGTGGACTCGCGAAGGACAGTTACTCAAAACTCTCCAAGGCCATACTGGCGATGTATACAGCATGAACTTCAGTCCGGATGGCAGGATCATCGCTAGTGGGAGTAAAGATAAGACGATAAAGCTGTGGACTCGCGAAGGACAGTTACTCAAAACTCTCCAAGGTCATACTGGCGATGTATACAGCGTGAACTTCAGTCCGAACGGCAGGATGCTTGTCAGTGGTAGTTGGGATGCAACCGTGAGATTATGGAGTATAGATGGTCAGCTACTAAAAACAATGCTCCACAGTGATGGAGTTCAAAGTGTTGGTTTCAACCGAGATGGGCATGTAATTGCTAGTGCGAGTCGAGACAAAACCATCAAACTATGGAGTATAGATGGACAAATCCTCACAACTCTTCCAGGTCATCGCGATTCGTTGTCTAGCGCGAGTTTCAGCCCTGATGGCAAGACAATTGCGAGTGGCAGTGCGGACAAGACAGTCATTTTGTGGAATCTGGATCTCGATAACCTCATGACCCGAAGCTGCCACTGGCTCCACGACTACCTACAAAGCAATCCCAACGTCTCCCCCGAGGACAAGAAACTGTGTGATTCTATAGCCAAATGA
- a CDS encoding AAA-like domain-containing protein, producing METSSRSTIRIFISYKRGVTPDEPVALEVFRAFSQDYSVFIDQTMTVGTQWAAQIEAELRQADYFIPLLSGYSVSSEMVKGEIETAYHLGKQHGKPKLLPVRVAYQEPFQYPLSAYLNEINWAFWQDPQDTERLLAELRRAIAGNSLSIETAQAKADLIQASVPSPIPQPQPFAQPIPTLEMPEGTMAPESAFYVEREADEIALKTIQRQGVTITIKGPRQMGKSSLLLRTIGAAGAMNKRVAFLDFQLFDKTALTDANQFFRQFCVWLTDVLEMDDRVQELWNDALGHCQNCTRYVQRYLLKELGVPMVLAMDEVECIFDTEFRSDFFSMLRSWHNSRATMPVWKQLDLALVTSTEPYQLIDNLNQSPFNVGQVLELTDFNAEQVMVLNQRHGSPLSLTQVGQLMELLGGHPYLTRRALYLVATQQITIDHLFEQAAHERGPFGDHLRYHLFRMHDKQELVHGLLQVLNKQTCQDERLFFRLRGAGLVRRDGQRVVPRCQLYAAFFQEHLHG from the coding sequence ATGGAAACGTCATCGCGCTCAACTATCCGGATCTTCATCAGTTACAAACGGGGAGTAACACCGGATGAACCTGTTGCACTAGAAGTTTTTCGTGCTTTCAGCCAAGACTATTCAGTCTTTATTGACCAGACGATGACGGTTGGGACACAGTGGGCCGCACAGATTGAAGCTGAACTGCGACAGGCAGACTATTTCATTCCCTTGCTGTCTGGCTACTCAGTCAGTAGTGAGATGGTGAAGGGGGAAATTGAGACGGCATATCATCTGGGGAAGCAGCATGGTAAGCCTAAGCTTCTACCTGTACGGGTGGCCTATCAGGAACCGTTTCAGTATCCCTTAAGTGCTTATTTAAACGAAATTAATTGGGCTTTTTGGCAGGATCCACAGGATACCGAACGACTACTAGCAGAGTTACGGCGGGCGATCGCGGGCAACTCACTCTCCATTGAGACAGCCCAAGCGAAGGCAGATTTAATTCAAGCCAGTGTGCCTTCTCCGATTCCCCAACCCCAACCCTTTGCTCAACCGATACCAACACTGGAAATGCCAGAAGGAACAATGGCTCCAGAATCAGCATTCTATGTTGAGCGGGAAGCTGATGAAATCGCATTGAAGACGATTCAACGCCAAGGGGTAACCATCACTATCAAAGGACCGCGTCAAATGGGGAAGAGTTCGCTACTCTTGCGAACAATCGGGGCGGCGGGAGCGATGAATAAGCGAGTTGCCTTTCTGGATTTTCAACTCTTTGACAAAACGGCTTTAACCGATGCTAATCAATTCTTTCGGCAGTTCTGTGTGTGGCTCACCGATGTATTGGAGATGGACGATCGGGTGCAGGAGCTGTGGAATGATGCCTTAGGGCATTGCCAAAACTGTACTCGCTATGTGCAGCGCTACCTACTGAAGGAATTAGGCGTGCCGATGGTCTTAGCGATGGATGAGGTGGAATGCATTTTTGACACCGAGTTTAGATCAGACTTCTTTAGCATGTTGCGAAGTTGGCATAATAGCCGCGCCACAATGCCAGTGTGGAAGCAGTTGGATTTGGCGCTGGTGACTTCGACGGAGCCGTACCAGTTGATTGATAACCTCAACCAGTCGCCGTTTAACGTGGGGCAGGTGCTGGAACTCACAGATTTTAATGCTGAGCAGGTGATGGTACTCAATCAGCGCCATGGATCTCCGCTGAGCTTAACTCAGGTCGGGCAGTTGATGGAGTTGTTAGGAGGGCATCCCTACCTGACACGGCGGGCGCTGTATTTGGTGGCAACGCAGCAAATCACGATCGACCATTTATTTGAACAGGCTGCCCATGAGCGGGGGCCGTTTGGGGATCATTTGCGCTATCACCTGTTTCGGATGCACGACAAGCAGGAACTGGTGCACGGACTGCTACAAGTGCTGAACAAGCAGACCTGTCAAGATGAACGGCTGTTTTTCCGGTTGCGGGGAGCAGGATTAGTACGCCGGGATGGACAACGTGTTGTACCGCGTTGTCAACTTTATGCAGCCTTTTTCCAGGAGCACTTGCATGGCTGA